The Candidatus Hydrogenedens sp. genome includes the window ATAGTTTCTTTTACTACACCCGGATAATTTTTAGCATTGGAATATTTACGTGCCGTTTCATCCTCCCAATATTTTACATCGGGCATGTAAATGTCAATCCAGTTTTCAAGTATTTTTAATGAATCAATACTATCATAAGAATTTGTATTGTAAACGATAGGAAGTTGTAATCCACCTTGTTTTGCGATAATTAGTGCTTCGATAATCTGAGGGATTACATGGGAAGGAGAGACAAGATTGATATTATGACAACCCAAAGACTGTAAGTTTAACATCATCTCCGCAATAATTTCTGTAGAACATTCCGGACCTGATGGATATTGACTTATTTCATAATTCTGACAAAATACACAATTCAAATTGCACCCACTAAAAAATATCGTGCCCGAACCGTGCCATCCTACCAGATAGGATTCTTCCCCAAAATGTGGAAAGGCACTTGAAACCCTTGCATACCGACCTATTTTACAATGACCTATTTCATTATCCAATCTATTAACACCACACCTCCGTGGACATGCACAACAATTTTGTAGCGTTTTATTTATCCATTCAAGACACTCGTTTTCCACATCTTTATTAATACTTAAATATACTGGTTTCATATTTTTCTTTAGTGAAATTTTAAAGCAAAATTATCTCAATTAATTATAAGACATATCATTTTCTTATCCCTTAAATTTATATTTGTTAATGATATAACAGATATAAATTTCCTTTTAAAAACACAATCAAGACATATTCTATAAATATATTACATTTTATAGATAAATTGATATTTTACTTTTTAATATTATTTTTTTATGATATTATATGTTTATTGTTTAAAAGTATCTTTACAAAAATTAACAAACAAACGATAGGAGATTTTTTATGAAGAAATCTAAGAAAGGTTTCACTCTAATCGAGCTGTTGGTCGTCATTGCTATTATCGGAATTCTTGCTGCTATTTTA containing:
- a CDS encoding radical SAM protein, encoding MKPVYLSINKDVENECLEWINKTLQNCCACPRRCGVNRLDNEIGHCKIGRYARVSSAFPHFGEESYLVGWHGSGTIFFSGCNLNCVFCQNYEISQYPSGPECSTEIIAEMMLNLQSLGCHNINLVSPSHVIPQIIEALIIAKQGGLQLPIVYNTNSYDSIDSLKILENWIDIYMPDVKYWEDETARKYSNAKNYPGVVKETIKEMYRQVGDLVINSDGIAQRGLLVRHLVMPGLIHETKEILRWLAKDISENTYINIMEQYRPTYKVLDNPCYFQISRRPTREEMDEVIRFAKLCGLIRIAE